Within the Ochrobactrum sp. Marseille-Q0166 genome, the region TTTGAAAGTGGCTCTCTTTGTCTTTGAGCCAATCATCCCCACATAGACGGCATCACGCCGCTGTAATGCTTCGGCTACGATGAGAAAATCTAGCGCATGGTCATGGGTCAGCACGACAAATGCGCTTTCCGGCGGGGCTGTACGCACAACCTGCTCCGGCATGGCCGAAAGACAGGTCTCGACGCCGGGCGCATCCACTGCCATAAGCTCTGCTTCCCGCGTATCGACCATAATAACCCGCACAGGCGTCAGCGACAGCGCGTAGGCCAAAGCATCACCGACATGACCCGCGCCAAAAACATAGACATGCGGGCGTGTCGCCATTTCAGCATCGACTTTGGCGACCAGTTCTTCTGCCAGACCACGATTGATACGCTTGAAACTTAAAGCAACGCGCCCACCACAGCACTGGCCGATTTCGGGGCCAAGTGGGACATCCATTGGCGAATCTTTGCCGCCAGCCAAAATTTTGCGTGCCTGATCGATGGCCATATATTCGAGCTGGCCACCGCCAATCGTGCGGAAAATCATATCCCGTGCGACCAGCATCCATGCACCCGCATCGCGTGGTGCAGAACCTTTCACATCAGTGACTTCTATCAAAACACTGTCGGGCCGCTTGTTGAGAAACGCCCTTATGTCGTCCCGCCTGCCCAGCATAGCATCAGCCTTTCTGACTTCGTAACCGCTCAATGGCCATCAGCACGCGCTCCGGCGTTGCTGGCACATCAAGGCGCGGACTGATCTTGTGATCGGCTACGCTCGCCACCGCATCCGACAGCGCATAGAGAACCGACATGCCATGCGGGAGAGGCGGTTCACCAACCGCCTTGGAGCGGTGGATCGTCGGTTCATAAGCCTCCGACCAGTCGGTCAAGGCGACATTGAAAATCTTCGGACGATCTGATGCAAGCGGGATCTTGTAGGTTGACGGTGCGTGGGTGCGTAATCGGCCCTTGTCGTCCCAGACGAGCTCTTCCGTGGTCAACCAGCCCATGCCCTGCACGAAACCGCCTTCCACCTGGCCAAGATCAATGGCACGGTTGAGCGAGCGCCCCGTATCGTGAAGAATGTCGGTGCGTTCGACCACATATTCGCCGGTCAGCGTATCAACGGAAACTTCCGAGCAGGCCGCACCATAGGCGTAATAATAGAAGGCGTGGCCTTTCCCCTTGGCACGATCCCAGTGGATTTTCGGGGTCTTGTAATGCCCCGATGCGGAGAGCTGCACGCGGCCGATATAGGCCTGTTTAACCAGATCGTTGAAGCTCACTTCCTGATTGCCGACGCGGATGCGGTTTGGCAGAAACACGACCTGATCTTCCGGCACCTGATATTGCTGGGCTGCAAAATGAATAAGCCGTTTTTTGATCTGACGCGCCGCATCAAGTGCTGCCATCCCATTCAAGTCAGCCCCTGAAGATGCTGCCGTGGGAGCAGTGTTAGGCACTTTCGCGGTGGTTGTTGCGGTGATCTTCACACGATCAAGATCGATCTGGAATTCTTCAGCCACAACCTGCGCTACTTTCAGATGAAGCCCCTGCCCCATCTCGGTGCCGCCATGGTTCATATGCACCGAGCCGTCATTATAGACATGCACCAGCGCGCCGGCCTGATTGGATTCCGTCTTGGTGAAAGAAATTCCGAATTTAACCGGGGTCAGTGACATGCCGCGTTTGACGTAACGGCTTTTGGCGTTGAATTCGCGGATTGCCTCGCGGCGCTTCGCGTAATCAGCGCTTTCCTCAAGCTCGGAAACGATACGCTGAATGATGCAGTCTTCCACCTTCTGGTGATAGGGCGTCACATTGCGCGTGCCGCCTTCAGTGCCCATGGCATCGTAGAAATTGAGTTTGCGGATTTCGAGCGGGTCTTTGCCGACAGCAAAAGCCACTTCCTCAATCACGCGCTCGGCGCCGACCATGCCCTGCGGTCCACCGAAGCCACGGAATGCGGTGTTGGACACGGTGTTGGTATAAAGCGGTGCGGACTGCGCGTGAACGGCCGGGAAGAAATAGGCGTTATCACAATGAAACAGCGCGCGGTCGCCAACCGGACCAGAGAGATCGGCAGAGAAACCCGCATTCAGTGCAAACAGATAATCGACACCGAGGATATTGCCTTCATTGTCGAAACCGATTTCATAGTCGATCATAAAATCATGGCGCTTGCCGGTCGAGGTCATATCCTCATCGCGGTCGAGCCGGATTTTAACAGCGCGCTTGTGCTTCTTGGCTGCAATGGCAGCAATCGCTGCCCATTGATTGGCCTGTGTTTCCTTGCCACCGAAACCGCCACCCATACGCCTAACTTCGACCGTCACCGAATGGCTCGGCACCCCAAGCGCGTGGGCGACCAGATGCTGCGTTTCGCTTGGCCCCTGCGTCGAGCAATAGATGGTCACATCGTCATCTTCACCGGGGATTGCCAGCGAAGCTTGCCCTTCGAGATAGAAGTGATCCTGCCCGCCGACTTTCATACGCGCCTTGACCTTGCGCGGTGCGTCATCAATGGCTTTGCGGGCGTCACCACGATTGAGCGTCAGCGGCGTGAAAACCAGCTTGTCCTTGTAACCATCGAGATTGGAAATCGAGAACAGGCCCGGCATTTCTTCGTATTCGACCTTGGCAAGACGTGCGGCTCGACGCGCCTGATCACGCGTGCGGGCGACAACCGCAAAAATCGGTTGACCGTGGAACTGCACAGTATCGACCGCGAAGATCGGATCGTCATGCATCCCCGATGGTGAGACATCATTTTCA harbors:
- the xdhC gene encoding xanthine dehydrogenase accessory protein XdhC; the protein is MLGRRDDIRAFLNKRPDSVLIEVTDVKGSAPRDAGAWMLVARDMIFRTIGGGQLEYMAIDQARKILAGGKDSPMDVPLGPEIGQCCGGRVALSFKRINRGLAEELVAKVDAEMATRPHVYVFGAGHVGDALAYALSLTPVRVIMVDTREAELMAVDAPGVETCLSAMPEQVVRTAPPESAFVVLTHDHALDFLIVAEALQRRDAVYVGMIGSKTKRATFKNWLKREIGNADLLENLVCPVGGAIVKDKRPEVIAALATAEILTAVLVSSTVLQPA
- the xdhB gene encoding xanthine dehydrogenase molybdopterin binding subunit, giving the protein MNKHPANAIKAARIKGGVATDQRHDSAHKHVTGEAVYIDDIPEPEGTLHIGVGFSTVAHAKIIAADLSAVRAAPGVVDVLTHKDVPGENDVSPSGMHDDPIFAVDTVQFHGQPIFAVVARTRDQARRAARLAKVEYEEMPGLFSISNLDGYKDKLVFTPLTLNRGDARKAIDDAPRKVKARMKVGGQDHFYLEGQASLAIPGEDDDVTIYCSTQGPSETQHLVAHALGVPSHSVTVEVRRMGGGFGGKETQANQWAAIAAIAAKKHKRAVKIRLDRDEDMTSTGKRHDFMIDYEIGFDNEGNILGVDYLFALNAGFSADLSGPVGDRALFHCDNAYFFPAVHAQSAPLYTNTVSNTAFRGFGGPQGMVGAERVIEEVAFAVGKDPLEIRKLNFYDAMGTEGGTRNVTPYHQKVEDCIIQRIVSELEESADYAKRREAIREFNAKSRYVKRGMSLTPVKFGISFTKTESNQAGALVHVYNDGSVHMNHGGTEMGQGLHLKVAQVVAEEFQIDLDRVKITATTTAKVPNTAPTAASSGADLNGMAALDAARQIKKRLIHFAAQQYQVPEDQVVFLPNRIRVGNQEVSFNDLVKQAYIGRVQLSASGHYKTPKIHWDRAKGKGHAFYYYAYGAACSEVSVDTLTGEYVVERTDILHDTGRSLNRAIDLGQVEGGFVQGMGWLTTEELVWDDKGRLRTHAPSTYKIPLASDRPKIFNVALTDWSEAYEPTIHRSKAVGEPPLPHGMSVLYALSDAVASVADHKISPRLDVPATPERVLMAIERLRSQKG